The genomic window CAAAACATGTCTTCcagttttcaaatttgaacattcttccttttcccatggaaaaatattcaataaatcaataataagtATCATAATAAACTTATGatacttatattatttaattatattttaataaagtaaattccAAAAATACTAATGTCATCTTCAAGCTTTTATTGTTTTTGCCttttatgaagaaattaatttcaaaatcgaGAACTGTAAGTATTGCTCGTCTGCttctataaattaatttgataatcaATGTGATATAATGATccttttccaaaaattttatGATTGAATTTTTGAACCGTCCTCTAGGTTCACTGCTCTGCATCACTGACATTCTCGTTGTAGTGAAATGACAAGCTATACGTGCGTTTATGTTTCTCAGTGAGAATCCGTTTCTCGAGAGTAATGATTAACAGGTTTGTTGGTAAACACGCTACTGCATCGGGTAATTCGACGTCAAGCAAAAAAGCGATCGTTCCTCCGATGCCTCGATAATGCGTAATTACGAGAAACTACAACTAAATGATTCATAACGgattatacgttacagactGAAAGGAAGGTCTGTAACGCAGGATGTGTTTAGTAGGCGAATTGGGTTTCTAGATCTAGACATCACCATGAAAATATCTCCATTTCTAAATTTGATAGTTTAAGATTGAATGacgtatacattttttaaatcctaAAATTTTATCCTCAAGTACTTTTAGGTATTAAGTTATATTCAAATTAGacaaagattattttaaataacacattttttaatttcaatcttcaGTCCTTAACTCctcttaaatattaaattatatctgtGCCAAGTTTATTAGATTTAGCTCAATTGAGATGAACCAAAATTAAGTACTAAATTAAACACcaaattaacattaaatttgaataattagaTCTAATCCAACATTGGATGAAATATAATCTACATAAAATTAAGTATGAATTACATTCACTATCTCATTAGCAGAGCTGAAACAATATCTTAAGTCTCTTTAAACTCAACGTAGAGtcaactttctttttcccatgaagatttttctttctcatagTCTTAGTCTTCTATAGAAATAGTCTTTAAAATTCCTATCTGAAAAACAACAAAGAAGATTTGTTTCTATTCTAAAGGaagtatgtaatatgtaaGTTAATTGAGAGTTAAATAgccaataataaaaaaaggattCATTGATAGAAGGATCTTATTGCACGCGTTTGTGAAGACACATGATTCATAATCGCATCtaagaaaaatgaacgttTCTAATTGGTATGAAAAGAGCGAGGAAGAAAGACAGTGATGGCAAAGAGGTAACTTTCGTTAGTGAGAGCGATATTCGTCTCTTTAAGAGCTGCCAGTTTCCACTGGTTCGTCGTGATCGCAAGTATGCATATTCCCCTTCTTCGATGGGAATCGTCAACGATCACTTTCTTCTAAGTAAGTTCCTTCGAAGGATTTACTCGTTCTAGTGAACGATCCGCAACAAGGATTACCTAGTCGTACTCTCGTCACTTGCCTCTATCATCTTTGTTAACTTGTTGTAAACTTGTAATTTGTAGATATCTTTGTTAAAGTACCtttcattcgtttattttattttctttgattaTGCGTGTCTTTTGAATATCATTGTGATGTTATCTGAAAgatgatagaaattaattaattaatagtaaaaaattcatttgtgTACATTGTGAGACTTAAAACATTCAAAggtatattaagaaaattcattATCAACAAAATAGTAAAGTTCAAAGTGTATATCGTTGTAATTCAATATGAAGAGTATGAGACAATAAAGCGTACGGGGTTGAAGAAGATAGTTGTATACATGGTGTGCTTCCCTTACTGGAAATGAATCTTCGCGGTGGGCTGGCGAtacttcttttcatttttgcgGAGATCGACTGCACGATCCTGAGGATCGTTCAGGAAGATCATTTCTGTAAgtataacataatgttaaGCTACCGTTTCTATAACACTTATCgtgtattttttcaatattgtttataatgtatttttagatatttttaaaatattgtatgtcTTTTAACTTTTTGAGAAAgaccatttttatttttcaagtttgaTAGCCATTAAACATTTCAATGCAATTTCTAtccatataataaatagattatttgTACCTTTATGAGAAATGGGAAAGTGGAAAAGTCTGGAGGATGCATTTAATGTGCTAAAATAAAAGcactaataatatttagtgGGTGACACAGATCTCCATTTAGATCTTATTTCTATAACTAAACTGAATTAGAATTAGAAACAGAATTTATAGAGGaactattatacatatattatagaactattatgtgcattttttatacttttacatctttaaatttcgcgtgaattcgtaaaaattttcagTCTACAAATAACCATTTCGTCGAACCattgaatatattacgtatttaattgatattagTTGACTACCAATGAAAGTCAACGAGGTGGGAAACTTGAGTTTTTGAATAACAGCTTGCGGATGTCCTTCAGCATCGCATAGACAGCCACGTGCGATTCTGTCGGTGAAAAACGTCACTTCTTCTACTGTGGACAAGCAAAAGAACGTCGGGAGTACAACAGGTCGAATATTCAACGGGAAACCGAGTAAACGAGGCTCTTGGCCCTGGCAGGTGTCTCTACAGCTTCTCCACCCAAAGTTAGGATTTATTGGTCACTGGTGCGGCGGCGTTCTCATTGAACCCACTTGGGTCGTCACAGCTGCTCATTGCATTCATAAGTGGGTTTCACTTTTCATTGGATCTATACGAACTTAACGACGAGCTTCCAGATTATCACTATATAGAGTGtctaaaaaaagatttattacattattagataaatatacaatgttgttattatatgtatgttgtatgtaaagattaattaaatataaatatatatattgttcatCATCGATTTATAAACTGACTGGATATTTACTTACAGCGAGCTTTTCAATTTACCGATTGGTGCACTGTGGACGGCGGTGGTTGGGGAATGGGAATTAGACTCCGGTGGACGAGGCTCGGCAAGACTACCTGTTGAACGAGTGATCCTCCACGAGAGATTCAACAATTACTTACACGATATTggtaaataaacaattttaatcctAAAATGGTATCGTTGGCTTGATAAGAACCTAGGTAACTACGATAGTTTGTgttaaaattactaaaatttaggatattcaattttctcttaGCGCTGATGAAGTTAGCTAGACCAGCACCTTTATCCAAAGTAGTACGAACGATATGTTTACCGGAGCCGGAAGAGGAGCTTGCGAATAGACAATGTGTCGCTTCTGGCTGGGGTCGATACGGACCTTCTCAGTCACTTTCCACTGCACTATTAGAAGCCTCAGTGCCATTGCTAGATCTTGAAAAATGCATGAAAGCTTATGGGAAATCGGTATCGCTTCGAAGCGGTCATCTTTGTGCTGGTCACACTGATGGCTCGACCGGAAGCTGCGTGGtaaataatcaatttctatattatattaactaaATTCCTGCCGAGTAAAAATCTAAGCTGGAAtgcttaatattattatatcatattatgcTGCGTACGAGTAACATTGTTCTAATCTTATTATTTCagaagcaatttttttttatccaaattctaaaacatttttatcatttcatttcatgaaatttagaGTTATTACTTTCGTCGTTACATAAGATATCTACCACCGATCATCAAAATACACTTAAGTAAATTGGAATCCTTGCATTTTCTGGATAATGCAATCTAGCTGTCAATAACAAGGCTCCATCCAGATGAATCTCGTTAATTCCTTTACTTATAAAATTGCTATTTATACCAATGtgaaattaacattgaaatctCTCCATACTCATCATACTTTGATTTTAATACGCTTTCTGAAGCATTTACTATGcattatagtaaatattttttccttttaaggATATTCAGTATTACATTCGCATacctaaaaaatattttcaacaattagttataaatatttttaaaaatgtttgaatacacatatatatatgatattgagcaatattttaagttataaGATAAGTATTATAGtacatatttcttcgtttcgagattattaaaatttgattcgaatattttaacaatattttcagtaattaGTGTCGTAAATGTTTTtagcaatataaatatacatatctacATTTGTAAGTAATGTTctaaatgataaaatagaaacatctCTTAGGGTGATTCTGGAGGACCATTACAATGTCGTCGCGCAGACGGAGTATGGCAATTGGCAGGCGTCACTTCTTTTGGATCAGGATGTGCTAGACCAGGATATCCTGATGTGTATACTAGGATACAGTATTACGTAAAATGGATAAGAAATACTATGAACAATGACGATGATacgcaatttttataattttgatcaGTATATTAATTCACGTGTACCTTGAAatgtagataatatttatgtaaatattattcgagTAGACCAttgtacatatgcatatacgCTCTCCTGTgtaacttttaatataaataatttttaataaaaaaaaagtacaatgtattgttctatatattatatgtatcttATCCACGCAAATTTACCATAATTTGGAAACAATCGCAAAATCTATATACGAATAGAACACGCTGCATCTGAAAACCATAAAACCTCGATTTCAATAGGAAATAAGACCaagcatatacatatacattcaCGTGTTATGGAAATGAAAGCGCATCCACTGCCCTGGTAAGTTCCAAAGAAAAGCCATTCGCCAGGGGCTAAGGTATCTTCCTATGCCCGCCAAcgtacattataatatacagtggctcatgaaagtattttaGCATTTGTAGAAAACTTTTACaagtatattataacgtattatctatttttttattattttatgatatattgtatataaatataaatgtatgacGTGTGTTGTATGAAACTCTTTGAAATCTCCTTGGCAATGCAATGAGCCCAGTAGTTGTGGTACAATCGGCAAGTAATAAATCCCATATGGAAAAATGAactaaaaatacagaataaaattttcttattactaaatacttgtaatataccttatattacaataaatatctatatacaaCGATCAATTATCTGATTCTCGTGCAACGATCATTTTCACTTTGcacaataatttcatatatgacagaaaatataaataatctttaatttatatttttgcagatacatattacacgtatatacCCTGTATCCTGTATTTTAGATCGTATATATTCAACATGTtagtgtta from Bombus pyrosoma isolate SC7728 linkage group LG8, ASM1482585v1, whole genome shotgun sequence includes these protein-coding regions:
- the LOC122570377 gene encoding chymotrypsin-like elastase family member 2A, translated to MNLRGGLAILLFIFAEIDCTILRIVQEDHFSCGCPSASHRQPRAILSVKNVTSSTVDKQKNVGSTTGRIFNGKPSKRGSWPWQVSLQLLHPKLGFIGHWCGGVLIEPTWVVTAAHCIHNELFNLPIGALWTAVVGEWELDSGGRGSARLPVERVILHERFNNYLHDIALMKLARPAPLSKVVRTICLPEPEEELANRQCVASGWGRYGPSQSLSTALLEASVPLLDLEKCMKAYGKSVSLRSGHLCAGHTDGSTGSCVGDSGGPLQCRRADGVWQLAGVTSFGSGCARPGYPDVYTRIQYYVKWIRNTMNNDDDTQFL